The Mesorhizobium loti DNA segment GCAAAAGCGGGCTGACCGCGATCATCGACGCACCCGAGGAAGCGCCGATCCTGGCCGCGATCAAGCGCACCGGCTGGACACCGACGATGATCCTGACCACGCATCATCATACGGACCATGTCGAGGCCAATCTGGCGCTGAAGGAGCGCTTCAAGCTGCGCATCGTCGGCCCAGAGGCGGAAAAGGCCAAGATCCCCGGCGTCGACGAAACCGTCGAAGAGGGCTCCGTGCTTCATCTCGGCGACGAGCGGATCGAGGTGATCGCCACTCCCGGCCATACCGCCGGCCACGTTTCCTATCATCTGCCGGCGTCGCAGGTGGCGTTCACCGCCGACACGCTGTTCGCGCTGGGCTGTGGACGCCTGTTCGAATGCAAGCCGCCGGTCATGTATGAATCACTGAAGAAACTTGCAGCCCTCCCGGCTACAACGACAATCTATTGCGGCCACGAATACACGCTCGCCAACGCCCGTTTCGCGCTGACCGTCGACCCGACCAATTCGGCCTTGAAGGAGCGTGCCGCCAGGATCGAGGCGCTGCGGGTCGAAAACAAGCCGACGCTGCCAACGACGATCGGCGAGGAATTATCGACCAATCCCTTCCTGCGCTGGCATGATCCGGCGATCCGCAAGCATCTCGGCATGGAAAAGGCCGGGGATGCCGAAGTGTTTGCTGAGATCCGCAAGCGCAAGGACAATTTTTGAGCATCGTGCAGGCCTTCGACCGATGACCAGTTCAGCAGAAATCATTGCGACACTCGGACTGAAGCCGCATCCGGAAGGCGGCTGGTACACGGAAACCTTTCGCGACGAAGCCGGCGGTGCACGCGGCCATTCGACCGCCATCTATTTCCTGCTGGAGCAGCACCAGCTTTCCGCCTGGCATCGGGTCAAGGACGCCGCCGAGGTCTGGCATTTCCATGCCGGCGCGCCGCTGGCGCTGTCGATGTGGGAAGAAGGGTCAACCGTGATCGAGCAGGTGCTCGGCATCGGGCTCGCAGCGGGCGAACGGCCGCAGATCGTCGTGCCGGCAGGCTGGTGGCAATCGGCGTGCAGCCTGGGCGACTGGACGCTGGTCGGCTGCACGGTCGCGCCGGGCTTTGATTTCGCCGCCTTTGAACTGGCCGAGCCGGGCTGGCAGCCTACCCCAGCAGGAAACCCAGCGTGATCGCGAGCTGGGCGGCGTAATACGAAACCCACACCGCAAATCGCATCCACGCGCGATGCGGCGAGATGGCCGCCACCAGAAACTTCTCCGTGGCGAGCAGCCCGTCCGATGCCATGAACAGCACGGCGCCGCCGATGACCCAGGCGCTGTTGGTGGTCAGAGCGGACATGCCCATCGCCAGGATCGCCACGACATAACAGGCGATCGGGATGCGCAGGCTGGGGCCAACGCGGCGCCAGAGCGCGGCGAGCATGACGATCACGAACACCGCCAGTGCCAGCGCGATCGCCCCGCGCCAGGACTCGGCGCCAAGCAATCCCAACCCGCCACCGCTGCGCAGGAACAGCGCGATGTAGACGATGTGGGCGAGGAGGAAGCTGGCGAGCCCGCCGAGAAACGCCTTTTCGCCGTCGCGCGACAGGAAGGCATCGCCCACCGCGCTGAGCGCCAGGGCCACGACCAGCAGCAGCGGGCCGCCTTGCAGCGCCGAAAGCACGGCAAGCATCGCGACGCTAAGCGTCTTTGCCGCGGAGCGGGCGAGGCTCTGCGGCATGCCCAGCGTGAAAGCGTAGATCACCGCCGCAACCAGCGAGAAGATCAGCGTCGCATTGGCGTTGGCGTCGATGCCGCCGGCAAACGGCATGGTCATGCCCCGGCTCCGCTTTCGACTGCCTCGGCTCGGCTCTCAGCTACGGCCGGCTTGCGCAGGAACAGCGATTTTGCCGCCAAGGCCGCACCGCCGGTGATGAGCACGCAGGCAGCGAGGATGCGCAGCGATGGCTCGGCGACGCCGGCCGCGATCAGCACCAGCGTCGAGAGCAGCGGCGCCGCATAGCTTGCCGCGCCCAGCACCTGGATATTGCCGCGTTTGACGCCGATGTCCCAGGCATAGAAAGCCGCCCCCACCGGCATCAGGCCAAGCCCAAGCACCGCCAGCCACTGGCCGACGCCTTCAGGCAACACCGTTTGCTCCAGCGCCAGATGGCAAACGAGCGACAGCACGGCAGTCGCCGCGCAGAACCAGGTGACGATGCTGGTCGGCACCGACGGAAAGCGCCGCGACAAAAGCGAGTAGGACGACCACAGCAGCGCGCAGACGGCAGCCATGGCATAGCCGAAGGTGTAGCGCGCATCGAAGGCCAGCCCGCCGCCCTTGGTGACGATCAGCACGGTGCCGGCAAGGCCGAGCAGCGCGCCAACGACATGGTTCCACGCCAGTTTTTCGCCCGGCATCAGCGCCGAGCCGAGCACGATCAGCAGCGGCCACAGATAGG contains these protein-coding regions:
- a CDS encoding hydroxyacylglutathione hydrolase, encoding MAVEIEQFMCRSDNFGVLVHDRKSGLTAIIDAPEEAPILAAIKRTGWTPTMILTTHHHTDHVEANLALKERFKLRIVGPEAEKAKIPGVDETVEEGSVLHLGDERIEVIATPGHTAGHVSYHLPASQVAFTADTLFALGCGRLFECKPPVMYESLKKLAALPATTTIYCGHEYTLANARFALTVDPTNSALKERAARIEALRVENKPTLPTTIGEELSTNPFLRWHDPAIRKHLGMEKAGDAEVFAEIRKRKDNF
- a CDS encoding YhhN family protein, yielding MTMPFAGGIDANANATLIFSLVAAVIYAFTLGMPQSLARSAAKTLSVAMLAVLSALQGGPLLLVVALALSAVGDAFLSRDGEKAFLGGLASFLLAHIVYIALFLRSGGGLGLLGAESWRGAIALALAVFVIVMLAALWRRVGPSLRIPIACYVVAILAMGMSALTTNSAWVIGGAVLFMASDGLLATEKFLVAAISPHRAWMRFAVWVSYYAAQLAITLGFLLG
- a CDS encoding drug/metabolite transporter DMT superfamily permease, encoding MARATLIGFSAVAMWALLALLTDASGKVPPFLLSAITFSIGTGVGLVARLFMPAADKSQKIPPQVWLIGIAGLFGYHFFYFTALRNAPAVEASLIAYLWPLLIVLGSALMPGEKLAWNHVVGALLGLAGTVLIVTKGGGLAFDARYTFGYAMAAVCALLWSSYSLLSRRFPSVPTSIVTWFCAATAVLSLVCHLALEQTVLPEGVGQWLAVLGLGLMPVGAAFYAWDIGVKRGNIQVLGAASYAAPLLSTLVLIAAGVAEPSLRILAACVLITGGAALAAKSLFLRKPAVAESRAEAVESGAGA